Proteins from a single region of Longimicrobiaceae bacterium:
- the tadA gene encoding tRNA adenosine(34) deaminase TadA, which produces MADTEDERWMRVALEEARAAEALGEVPVGAVIVRRGELVARGHNLTHTLQDPSAHAEMVAIRRAAQATGHWRLLECSLYVTLEPCTMCSGAIVLSRVPRLVFAAPDPKAGMTGSLGNLVQDPRLNHRVELVPGVLAAEAGDMLRAFFRARRKQPRADSQQEPVE; this is translated from the coding sequence ATGGCGGATACGGAAGACGAGCGGTGGATGCGGGTGGCACTGGAGGAGGCGCGCGCGGCGGAGGCGCTGGGAGAGGTGCCGGTGGGCGCGGTGATCGTGCGCCGGGGCGAGCTGGTGGCGCGCGGGCACAACCTGACGCACACGCTCCAGGATCCCAGCGCACATGCGGAGATGGTCGCCATCCGCCGTGCGGCGCAGGCGACCGGGCACTGGCGGCTGCTGGAGTGCTCGCTGTACGTGACCCTGGAGCCGTGCACCATGTGCTCGGGCGCCATCGTGCTTTCCCGCGTTCCGCGCCTCGTCTTCGCGGCCCCGGACCCGAAGGCGGGGATGACGGGCTCGCTGGGCAACCTCGTCCAGGATCCGCGCCTCAACCACCGAGTAGAGCTGGTGCCCGGCGTCCTCGCCGCCGAGGCAGGGGACATGCTCCGCGCCTTCTTCCGCGCCCGCCGCAAGCAGCCGCGCGCGGACTCGCAGCAGGAGCCGGTGGAGTAG